One genomic window of Cannabis sativa cultivar Pink pepper isolate KNU-18-1 chromosome 2, ASM2916894v1, whole genome shotgun sequence includes the following:
- the LOC115719603 gene encoding sucrose transport protein SUC4 has translation MANPEAERRRLRAAPPARARVPLRKLLRVASVACGIQFGWALQLSLLTPYVQELGIPHAWASVIWLCGPLSGLLVQPLVGHMSDRSSSRFGRRRPFILAGAVSIIVAVLIIGHSADIGWLLGDRGEVRPRAVVTFVFGFWILDVANNMTQGPCRALLADLTGKDHRRTRVANAYFSLFMAVGNILGFATGSYSGWFKIFPFTLTSACTVNCANLKSAFFLDIVCITITTILSITAVQEIPLGTSGDTTVLLAEERPTVSSNPTEEAFLWELFGTFRYFSGPVWIILTVTALTWIGWFPFLLFDTDWMGREIYGGEPNKGQNYSTGVRMGALGLMLNSVVLGITSVLLEKLCRKWGSGFIWGISNIVMALCFIAILVVTYVAKEIGFMDRHDLPPIGIVIAAVTIFTVLGFPLAITYSVPYALVSARIEALGLGQGLSMGVLNLAIVIPQVVVSIGSGPWDQLFGGGNSPAFAVAALAAFASGVVAILAIPRSGAQKPMT, from the coding sequence ATGGCGAACCCTGAAGCTGAGCGACGCCGACTCAGGGCGGCACCGCCAGCGAGGGCGAGGGTTCCGTTGCGGAAGTTGCTTCGGGTGGCATCGGTGGCCTGTGGAATTCAATTCGGCTGGGCTTTGCAGCTTTCTCTTCTGACTCCTTACGTACAAGAATTGGGAATTCCCCACGCCTGGGCTAGCGTCATATGGCTTTGTGGACCGTTATCGGGATTGCTGGTGCAGCCATTAGTGGGTCACATGAGCGATCGTAGTTCAAGCCGTTTCGGTCGTCGGAGGCCCTTCATATTGGCTGGAGCGGTATCGATCATCGTTGCTGTTCTGATAATCGGTCATTCCGCTGATATCGGGTGGTTGTTAGGCGATCGTGGCGAAGTTAGGCCCAGAGCTGTGGTGACTTTCGTGTTTGGGTTTTGGATTCTTGACGTTGCTAATAACATGACTCAAGGTCCTTGTAGAGCTTTGCTCGCTGATCTTACTGGTAAGGATCATCGAAGGACTCGAGTAGCTAATGCATATTTCTCTCTGTTCATGGCTGTTGGTAACATTCTTGGTTTCGCTACTGGTTCGTATAGCGGTTGGTTCAAGATTTTTCCTTTTACACTTACCTCTGCTTGCACTGTAAATTGTGCAAATCTCAAATCAGCTTTCTTTCTCGACATTGTTTGCATTACAATTACTACAATTCTCAGTATAACTGCAGTTCAGGAAATACCACTTGGTACTTCAGGTGACACAACCGTGCTCCTTGCAGAAGAAAGGCCTACCGTATCATCAAATCCTACTGAGGAAGCTTTTCTTTGGGAGCTTTTTGGTACGTTTAGATATTTCTCTGGGCCTGTATGGATAATCCTTACTGTTACAGCTCTTACCTGGATTGGTTGGTTTCCATTTCTGCTATTCGATACTGATTGGATGGGTAGAGAGATTTATGGGGGTGAGCCAAACAAGGGGCAGAACTACAGTACTGGGGTTAGAATGGGTGCCCTTGGTCTAATGTTGAACTCAGTTGTATTGGGAATAACATCAGTGCTTTTGGAGAAACTTTGTAGGAAATGGGGTTCTGGTTTCATTTGGGGAATTTCAAACATTGTTATGGCTCTTTGTTTCATAGCAATTCTTGTTGTTACTTATGTTGCCAAAGAGATTGGGTTTATGGATCGTCATGATTTACCTCCCATTGGGATTGTAATAGCTGCAGTGACAATTTTTACAGTTCTTGGATTCCCATTAGCTATCACATATAGTGTTCCATATGCCTTGGTATCAGCACGTATTGAAGCTTTGGGACTTGGCCAAGGGTTGTCAATGGGAGTCTTGAATCTGGCAATAGTGATCCCACAAGTTGTGGTGTCCATTGGGAGTGGACCATGGGATCAGCTATTTGGAGGTGGAAACTCTCCAGCCTTTGCTGTAGCAGCACTTGCAGCATTTGCTAGTGGGGTAGTGGCCATCTTGGCTATTCCTCGATCTGGTGCTCAGAAGCCTATGACATGA